A region of the Oscillatoria sp. FACHB-1406 genome:
TGGGAGATTTCTCGCGATGACAAGTTAACGAACATCAATCGCTCCTCTTGGTCGTATCAATTTTTCTTATCTCCACCCTACGGACAAGGCGAAACCCGACAGGTTATTCAAACTTATACCGTAGTTGAGCCGCTTCCCAACCTCGTTCCGGCGCTATCCCAGCCTAAAAATATCTACTTCCCGACTCCAGAAATCGCGGTCGATCCCGAAGGCGGTATCCGCGCGCCCGCGACTTTAGCGGAGGATCTGTCTTATACGGTCATTTCTGAGGTTCCTTACCGCGATCGCACCGCCCTCGGAAAAGCACCGACAGATTACCCGAAAAATATTCGCAACTTTTATCTGGACGTTCCCCCAGCAATTCGCGCAAAAGTTCGCCAAAAATCAGAAGAATTACTGAGTCGTTCTCCGAAGCCGATCGCGTCACCTTACGAAAAAACTTTGTGGTTGGCTCAATCCCTCAAACAGAATTACCAGATGTTCCCCAACCTGCCGCCGTTAGGAGAAAAGGACGATCTGGTTGAAAGCTTTCTATTTCGCTATCAAGGCGGCAATCCCGACCACTTCGCCACCGTTCTCGCGGTTATGCTGCGTTCTCTCGATATTCCCGCGCGCGTGGCGACGGGCTACGGGACGGGTCAGTTCAATCCTTTTACCGGATTTTACTTAGTTAAAAATACGGATGCGTATGCCGTGACGGAGGTCTTTTTCCCGAAATACGGTTGGTTCGCCTTCGATCCGATGCCGGGACACTCGCTAATTCCGCCGTCGTTTGAGGAATACGAAACTTTTGGGGTATTGCGGCAATTTTGGAATTGGATTGCCGGATGGCTGCCCTCGCCGGTTACGAGCTTTCTTAATCTAGTGTGGCAGAAAGCGAGCGGCGCGATCGCGGTTCTCTTGTTTGCCTTCTGGCGATTAGTCTCCGGCGGCTGGTTCGGCTTCATTCTCGGCTTAATCCTGCTTGCTTGTTTGGGTTTCCTCGGTTGGATTATTTGGAATAATTGGAAAAGCTGGCGCTATCGCCGCAAATTGTCAAAAATGCCCGCAATGGAGCGTATTTACCAACAAATGCTCGATAGTCTGGCTCTGCGCGGTGCTGCGAAGCATCCCGCCCAAACGCCCTTGGAATATGCTCGTAGCGCTCGCGTCGATTCCCCAGAAACGGCTGCGATTGTCAACGAAATTTCTCAAGCTTACGTGCGCTGGTGCTACGGGAAAGAAACTCAAAATACGGCTTACTTAAGCCAGCAATTGCGCGCTTTAAACCGCAGTTTGCGGCGCTTAAGCGTTAATGAGAATGGCGATACGCGCCCGACTCCGGATTAAACGGCGCAACTTCCGCGATCGCGCGTACTCCCAATTGAACTAACATCGCTTCTAGCACCGGATCGGGCGAAAGACGTAGATAGGTGGCAGTAACTTCGAGGGGGACGTGACGGTTGCCGAGATGATAGGCGGCGCGGAGTAAAGTTAGGGGATCGTCTGCCGTCACCGTGAGAACGGGTTCCGGTTTTGCGAGGATTTGCAGCAAATCTCCGGCGGGCGATCGCAACACATCCCGATCTCGCAAAACCGTTCCCCGAGGCAGACACAAGACAATAGACTCGCCTTCTGGAGTATTAAAGCGGTAGCGAGTGCGAGTGCGTTCTTCCGCCGTTAGTGCCAGGGAACGCGCGATCTCGTTCCTCGAGCGCTTTGCGATCGCGTCGTCAGGGCGAGGGGAAGATAGACGTTCGGTAAATGCCAACATTCGAGAAACCAAACCTTAGCGTAGAAGTTCGATCATGGCATTCTGAATACGCCGCTTGAGATCGGCATTTGACCCCAGTGAGTCGGTAATTTCATTAAAGCGCTCGACAGTCAAATTACTGGAACGCACGAATTCCCGCGATTTATTGCAATAATTCACCGCAATTTGTCGAGCATTTCCCGGCAGACTGCTAAAACTCGAAGGCTGGCTGCAAACGATATTAGGAACGTCACCGGAACCGACGATACGCTTAATATCATCATAAGTGGCTTGGCGCAGGGGTTCCATTGCCAGTACAGCGCGAGCGTAGTTCGTAATCTCCGCTTGGTTTATCGATTGCGCGTAAGCCGAAGTTTGGAAGCTAAGGCGATGCGAGGACCCTGAAATTGCAGGTATGAGGTTCAGAAACAAACTGCCTGCCGTCATCGCACCGACAAGAACGGCACGGTTAATGGCTTGGCGGGTACGAGAGGGTAACAATAGGGTTGCGAGCATATTGAAAAATTGACCGACGAAAGGATGGATACTCTACTCTTCAGGGGAATACACTTTTTCTGAATTATTTTAGTCGCAATAAGTTCCGCCGCGCATCCGAAGGAAGAGGGGGAGATGGGGTGAGGGGGTGAGAGGGTGAGAGGGTGAGGGGGAGATTGGGTCTACCCAATTTAAATGCGCTTTAGCTTATTGCTGAAATGGCCCTGAGTCAACATCTTGAATTTTTAATTTTTAATTTTTAATTCTCCCAAGCAGTATTAGTTTAAACTCCAGATAGCAAATCATACTCTTTAAAGTTCTATGAGTTGGCGAAATTTTCTGCTTGGAAGTTTTTCCACATTGCTGGTCTTGCTCGGTGGAGGATTCTGGTATGTCTTCGTTGC
Encoded here:
- a CDS encoding transglutaminaseTgpA domain-containing protein, whose product is MQSSRLLPRRWYEQLQQRLASLPPLETEESIVLRAMVQLLVAVGIVATDVAGGTWMSLWAIPLSLVGGVWSWRNRRKRNIAAKFFIAIGMLIALAAFFIKLFENLNDTRLVLAELLIQLQIFHSFDLPRRKDLGYSMVIALILLGVAATVSETLAFGPLLLVFLAVALPVLVLDYRSRLGFVDRFPQFSLKKQKQPLSTASTRKYPAVSLKQLALLLLAILPLGLTIFALMPRFPGYQQYTFPVSGAAELENARFNDNNRGIYNPGVRAGSGQNDTQNGGGGTEAGENGEGDIYYGFRSQIDQGFGAGGGLKPKTVLRVRSQAPGFWRVLGFDRYTGRGWEISRDDKLTNINRSSWSYQFFLSPPYGQGETRQVIQTYTVVEPLPNLVPALSQPKNIYFPTPEIAVDPEGGIRAPATLAEDLSYTVISEVPYRDRTALGKAPTDYPKNIRNFYLDVPPAIRAKVRQKSEELLSRSPKPIASPYEKTLWLAQSLKQNYQMFPNLPPLGEKDDLVESFLFRYQGGNPDHFATVLAVMLRSLDIPARVATGYGTGQFNPFTGFYLVKNTDAYAVTEVFFPKYGWFAFDPMPGHSLIPPSFEEYETFGVLRQFWNWIAGWLPSPVTSFLNLVWQKASGAIAVLLFAFWRLVSGGWFGFILGLILLACLGFLGWIIWNNWKSWRYRRKLSKMPAMERIYQQMLDSLALRGAAKHPAQTPLEYARSARVDSPETAAIVNEISQAYVRWCYGKETQNTAYLSQQLRALNRSLRRLSVNENGDTRPTPD
- the ureE gene encoding urease accessory protein UreE translates to MLAFTERLSSPRPDDAIAKRSRNEIARSLALTAEERTRTRYRFNTPEGESIVLCLPRGTVLRDRDVLRSPAGDLLQILAKPEPVLTVTADDPLTLLRAAYHLGNRHVPLEVTATYLRLSPDPVLEAMLVQLGVRAIAEVAPFNPESGAYRHSH
- a CDS encoding DUF4168 domain-containing protein — translated: MLATLLLPSRTRQAINRAVLVGAMTAGSLFLNLIPAISGSSHRLSFQTSAYAQSINQAEITNYARAVLAMEPLRQATYDDIKRIVGSGDVPNIVCSQPSSFSSLPGNARQIAVNYCNKSREFVRSSNLTVERFNEITDSLGSNADLKRRIQNAMIELLR